The genomic region TATTTACAAACCGATTTCTCACCGGTTCTGAGAAGTTATACAATGAGTTTTTGTTAACGGTTCGTGATAAGAATGGGGTTTTGTTTGATGGGAAACTGAAAAATTTTGAAGAACTGGCGTCACGGGAGCTGAAAAGTGGTGACTCCGAGGTTTTAACCTTTAAAGTTGAAATGCCATATGAACTGGGAAATGAATTTCAGGGATTATCCACGGAATTTCAATTTAAAGTATTTGTGGAGGGGACCCTTGGTGGAGCTATACCTGTAGAGCATAGGCTGCCGGAAACCAGCACAAACATGTTCCATTACATGATTTTAGGTATCATGCTGTTACTGGGCGGCGGATCTCTATACTATTTTCAAAAAAGAAAAAAGAATATAGATAAAGAGTAAGCCTTGATTAGTTGGATGCAATCAAGGCTTGTTTTATTAAATTTAAAGAGTATATATCATTTTCAATCGATGTGACCGAAAATCAAACATCCACATTTCCCCCTGAAAGCACGCACACCACATTTTTATCCTTCATTCCTAACTTTCCATTCATTGCAGCTGCCACGGTCACTGCACTGGAAGGTTCAATCAGCTGTTTCATACGTTCCAGCACAAACTTCTGAGCCTGTTTGATCTCTTCATCTGAAACAAGGACAAGGTTATCCAGAAATTTTTGAAGAACAGGAAATGTCATATGTCCAGGCTGACTGGTTCTGAGTCCATCAGCAATCGTGGTGGTCTCAGGTATCGCTGTGATCTTTTTATTTT from Virgibacillus sp. MSP4-1 harbors:
- a CDS encoding LPXTG cell wall anchor domain-containing protein, whose product is MKKLLVLLLSGIIIFAFPAYLEATINGEKDQSIDIATSPHKIFFNLQNLKPGDFSTKEMTIYNKGEEDFNYLFTNRFLTGSEKLYNEFLLTVRDKNGVLFDGKLKNFEELASRELKSGDSEVLTFKVEMPYELGNEFQGLSTEFQFKVFVEGTLGGAIPVEHRLPETSTNMFHYMILGIMLLLGGGSLYYFQKRKKNIDKE